A genomic window from Prunus persica cultivar Lovell chromosome G2, Prunus_persica_NCBIv2, whole genome shotgun sequence includes:
- the LOC18785032 gene encoding acidic endochitinase, giving the protein MAALFTKFCSQALTIFLLLLPALFSQSYAGVVVVYWGQNGGEGSLTDTCNTGKYRIVNIGFLSKFGNGQKPEINLAGHCNPASNGCQGVGAGIKNCQSKGIKVLLSIGGGAGNYGLSSDADANSVADYLWNNFLGGQSNSRPLGSAVLDGIDFDIEKGGPHYDALARRLSDYGKRGKKIYLSAAPQCPFPDQYLNGALSTGLFDYVWVQFYNNPQCEFTTSNPNAFKNSWNKWTSSIKAGQFFVGLPASRQAAGSGFVNPNDLKNQVLPFVKGSPKYGGVMLYDKFNDDKSGYSSQIRGSV; this is encoded by the coding sequence ATGGCAGCcttgttcaccaagttttgttCTCAAGCTCTCACTATCTTCCTACTACTTCTCCCAGCCTTGTTTTCCCAATCCTATGCCGGAGTCGTTGTGGTTTATTGGGGTCAAAATGGTGGTGAAGGCTCACTCACAGACACATGTAACACTGGAAAATATCGAATTGTAAACAtaggatttctctcaaaatttgGCAATGGCCAAAAACCTGAAATCAACTTAGCTGGCCACTGTAACCCAGCATCAAACGGCTGCCAAGGAGTGGGGGCTGGCATCAAAAACTGCCAAAGCAAAGGCATCAAGGTCTTGCTTTCGATCGGTGGCGGCGCAGGGAACTATGGACTGTCATCTGATGCTGATGCTAACAGTGTAGCAGACTACCTATGGAACAACTTCTTAGGGGGCCAATCAAACTCAAGGCCTCTAGGCAGCGCCGTTTTGGACGGAATAGATTTCGACATCGAGAAAGGTGGACCTCACTATGATGCACTTGCTAGGAGGTTGTCTGACTACGGCAAAAGAGGCAAAAAAATCTACTTAAGTGCAGCACCACAATGCCCATTTCCTGACCAGTATCTCAATGGCGCCTTGTCCACCGGCCTCTTTGACTATGTTTGGGTTCAATTCTACAACAACCCtcaatgtgaatttaccaccAGCAACCCCAATGCCTTCAAGAACTCATGGAACAAATGGACCTCCTCCATAAAAGCCGGCCAGTTCTTCGTTGGGCTTCCGGCTTCCCGCCAAGCTGCTGGCAGTGGCTTTGTGAATCCAAATGATCTGAAAAACCAAGTGTTGCCTTTTGTTAAGGGATCTCCCAAGTATGGAGGTGTCATGCTCTATGATAAGTTCAACGATGACAAGAGTGGCTATAGTTCTCAAATTCGAGGCAGTGTGTAA